The Coffea arabica cultivar ET-39 chromosome 1e, Coffea Arabica ET-39 HiFi, whole genome shotgun sequence genome has a window encoding:
- the LOC113708417 gene encoding tetraspanin-3-like — protein MRTSSQLIGLLNFLTFLASIPILGGGIWLSSRASNTDCLKFLQWPLIIIGIAIMVVSLAGIAGSCYGNTFLMYLYLWAMFVIIATLIGFVIFAYAVTDKGTGRPVSNKVYQEYYLQDYSGWLEERVTSHSYWPKISSCIRDSHVCGKLRRDFGGIPESADMFSMRKLSPIESGCCKPPTGCGYVYQNETVWIMGSGMVGTDLDCGRWNNDQETLCYNCDSCKAGVLGSLKKSWRRVSVINIVILIILVIVYVVACAAFRHDKRMDNDEPYGETRMEKVQPTRIHF, from the exons ATGAGAACTAGCAGCCAACTGATAGGTCTACTAAACTTCTTGACTTTCCTAGCCTCTATACCAATACTAGGAGGTGGAATATGGCTGAGCAGCAGAGCCAGCAACACAGACTGCTTGAAGTTTCTTCAGTGGCCTTTGATCATAATAGGCATAGCTATCATGGTTGTTTCTTTGGCTGGTATTGCTGGTTCTTGCTACGGGAACACTTTCCTCATGTACCTTTACTTGTGGGCTATGTTTGTAATCATAGCAACCCTTATTGGCTTTGTGATATTTGCTTATGCTGTGACTGATAAAGGGACAGGCAGGCCTGTTTCGAATAAAGTTTATCAAGAGTATTACTTGCAGGACTACTCTGGATGGCTGGAGGAAAGGGTCACAAGTCATAGTTATTGGCCAAAGATCAGTTCTTGCATCAGGGATTCTCATGTTTGTGGCAAGCTGAGAAGGGATTTTGGTGGAATTCCTGAAAGTGCTGATATGTTTTCCATGAGGAAGCTCAGTCCTATTGAG TCTGGATGTTGCAAACCTCCCACAGGATGTGGCTATGTCTATCAGAATGAGACGGTTTGGATTATGGGATCAGGCATGGTCGGAACTGATCTCGATTGCGGAAGGTGGAACAATGATCAAGAGACACTGTGCTACAATTGTGATTCGTGTAAAGCTGGTGTTCTGGGAAGCTTAAAGAAGAGTTGGAGGAGGGTCTCTGTGATCAACATTGTTATCTTGATCATCCTGGTAATTGTTTATGTGGTGGCCTGTGCAGCATTTAGGCACGACAAGCGGATGGACAACGATGAACCTTACGGTGAAACCCGAATGGAGAAGGTACAGCCCACCAGGATACATTTTTGA
- the LOC113708425 gene encoding interactor of constitutive active ROPs 3 isoform X3, with translation MQTPKARNATGETPQKISPRVVSSEVASKPSPRSVSSDVPLKLSPRVVRQLKTASLDSDSATSSCRASRTPKDRSCKVAERKSPRSPVPELQKKHPSRVAELEFQISQLQNDLKRVKDQLVSSEAWKKQAEQDAEESKKQLLEMSLKLEKSREQVLKKSGSEEALLIQPQKITEDQDSLLQSQLEAIKKQHSLDSAALASAVNEIKELKIQLESVAESEAARTKHAELSQIELNSLKQNLTETLAVMEDMKNELKDCKESEAQARVLVGETLMQLETAKRTVECLRSDGVKAVEAFDSIASELEQSRARINLLEGIVSELKADTKIVDGYGSQTAGDQEITFGTEEKANLGNSNEGELNSLKSEVEQLKSALEASEIRYSEEQSRNAAEIKSAYKLVEQIKSSSIDKEAELEAELQKTIAEVEELKADLMDKETELQGICQENEDLNLRLENFLSSRTSYELEKEIQKAMESIEHLKANLMDKETELQNIVEENEMLKTEIKKKEINKGKVNDEIVDELESARAAEREALMKLGYMTEEVDKSNRKVARVSEQLEAAQTANSEMEAELRRFKVQSDQWRKAAEAAAGMLSSGNNGKFMDRTGSMDSKYSPRSGRISSPYSDDGDDDLLKRKSPNMLKKIGVLWRKPQK, from the exons ATGCAGACCCCAAAAGCAAG GAACGCTACAGGTGAAACACCTCAAAAGATCTCCCCTCGTGTTGTTTCCTCTGAAGTGGCTTCAAAGCCATCTCCTCGTTCTGTTTCTTCAGATGTGCCCCTAAAGCTCTCTCCTCGAGTTGTTCGCCAACTTAAGACAGCTAGCCTGGATTCTGATTCTGCTACAtcttcttgccgagcaagtagGACACCAAAAGATAGAAGCTGTAAAGTAGCTGAGAGAAAATCACCCCGAAGCCCAGTGCCTGAG TTGCAGAAGAAGCATCCAAGTAGGGTTGCTGAGCTGGAATTTCAGATTTCTCAACTTCAGAATGACCTAAAGAGAGTGAAGGATCAGCTAGTTTCCTCGGAAGCATGGAAGAAGCAAGCTGAGCAAGATGCTGAAGAATCAAAGAAGCAGCTCTTAGAAATGTCTTTAAAGCTCGAAAAGTCACGGGAACAAGTTTTAAAGAAGTCTGGTTCTGAGGAAGCACTTTTAATTCAGCCCCAGAAGATCACTGAAGATCAGGATTCGCTATTGCAGTCTCAGCTTGAGGCTATAAAGAAGCAGCACTCACTTGACTCAGCTGCATTGGCATCTGCCGTGAATGAGATTAAGGAACTCAAGATCCAGCTAGAATCTGTAGCTGAATCTGAGGCTGCCCGGACGAAGCACGCAGAACTGTCACAAATTGAGCTTAATAGCTTGAAGCAAAACCTGACAGAAACTCTTGCTGTCATGGAAGACATGAAAAATGAGCTAAAAGACTGCAAAGAATCAGAAGCTCAGGCTCGAGTACTTGTAGGTGAGACACTGATGCAATTGGAAACAGCGAAAAGGACCGTTGAGTGCCTCAGGTCTGACGGTGTTAAAGCTGTTGAGGCATTTGATTCAATAGCTTCAGAATTGGAGCAGTCAAGGGCTCGTATAAACTTGTTGGAGGGGATTGTCAGTGAACTGAAAGCTGACACCAAAATTGTAGATGGTTATGGTTCCCAAACTGCAGGTGATCAGGAAATCACATTTGGGACTGAAGAAAAAGCAAACCTTGGGAACTCAAATGAAGGAGAACTAAATTCTCTTAAATCTGAAGTGGAACAACTAAAGTCTGCTCTAGAAGCATCTGAGATCCGATACAGTGAAGAGCAAAGTCGAAATGCTGCAGAGATCAAAAGTGCTTATAAATTGGTTGAACAAATTAAATCTTCCTCCATTGACAAAGAGGCTGAACTTGAAGCGGAGCTCCAGAAAACAATAGCTGAAGTTGAAGAGTTGAAGGCAGATCTTATGGATAAAGAAACTGAATTGCAGGGTATTTGTCAGGAGAATGAGGATCTGAATCTGAGGCTAGAGAACTTCCTGTCTAGCCGCACTAGTTATGAACTTGAAAAGGAGATCCAGAAAGCAATGGAAAGTATTGAACACTTGAAGGCAAATTTGATGGATAAAGAGACAGAACTGCAAAACATTGTCGAAGAAAACGAAATGTTGAAGACAGAgatcaagaaaaaggaaattaacAAGGGGAAAGTGAATGATGAAATTGTTGACGAACTTGAATCTGCAAGAGCTGCAGAGCGTGAGGCTCTGATGAAGCTGGGGTATATGACGGAGGAAGTCGACAAGAGTAACAGGAAGGTAGCACGAGTGTCTGAACAGCTGGAGGCAGCTCAAACTGCGAATTCAGAGATGGAAGCTGAGTTGAGAAGGTTCAAAGTGCAGTCTGACCAGTGGAGGAAGGCTGCAGAAGCAGCTGCTGGCATGCTTTCATCAGGAAACAACGGGAAGTTCATGGACCGAACAGGATCGATGGACAGTAAGTATAGTCCGAGGTCGGGGAGGATTTCTTCACCTTATTCTGATGATGGGGATGATGATTTGCTGAAGAGGAAAAGTCCAAACATGCTCAAGAAAATTGGTGTCCTGTGGAGGAAGCCTCAGAAATAG
- the LOC113708425 gene encoding interactor of constitutive active ROPs 3 isoform X4 — protein sequence MQTPKARNATGETPQKISPRVVSSEVASKPSPRSVSSDVPLKLSPRVVRQLKTASLDSDSATSSCRASRTPKDRSCKVAERKSPRSPVPEKKHPSRVAELEFQISQLQNDLKRVKDQLVSSEAWKKQAEQDAEESKKQLLEMSLKLEKSREQVLKKSGSEEALLIQPQKITEDQDSLLQSQLEAIKKQHSLDSAALASAVNEIKELKIQLESVAESEAARTKHAELSQIELNSLKQNLTETLAVMEDMKNELKDCKESEAQARVLVGETLMQLETAKRTVECLRSDGVKAVEAFDSIASELEQSRARINLLEGIVSELKADTKIVDGYGSQTAGDQEITFGTEEKANLGNSNEGELNSLKSEVEQLKSALEASEIRYSEEQSRNAAEIKSAYKLVEQIKSSSIDKEAELEAELQKTIAEVEELKADLMDKETELQGICQENEDLNLRLENFLSSRTSYELEKEIQKAMESIEHLKANLMDKETELQNIVEENEMLKTEIKKKEINKGKVNDEIVDELESARAAEREALMKLGYMTEEVDKSNRKVARVSEQLEAAQTANSEMEAELRRFKVQSDQWRKAAEAAAGMLSSGNNGKFMDRTGSMDSKYSPRSGRISSPYSDDGDDDLLKRKSPNMLKKIGVLWRKPQK from the exons ATGCAGACCCCAAAAGCAAG GAACGCTACAGGTGAAACACCTCAAAAGATCTCCCCTCGTGTTGTTTCCTCTGAAGTGGCTTCAAAGCCATCTCCTCGTTCTGTTTCTTCAGATGTGCCCCTAAAGCTCTCTCCTCGAGTTGTTCGCCAACTTAAGACAGCTAGCCTGGATTCTGATTCTGCTACAtcttcttgccgagcaagtagGACACCAAAAGATAGAAGCTGTAAAGTAGCTGAGAGAAAATCACCCCGAAGCCCAGTGCCTGAG AAGAAGCATCCAAGTAGGGTTGCTGAGCTGGAATTTCAGATTTCTCAACTTCAGAATGACCTAAAGAGAGTGAAGGATCAGCTAGTTTCCTCGGAAGCATGGAAGAAGCAAGCTGAGCAAGATGCTGAAGAATCAAAGAAGCAGCTCTTAGAAATGTCTTTAAAGCTCGAAAAGTCACGGGAACAAGTTTTAAAGAAGTCTGGTTCTGAGGAAGCACTTTTAATTCAGCCCCAGAAGATCACTGAAGATCAGGATTCGCTATTGCAGTCTCAGCTTGAGGCTATAAAGAAGCAGCACTCACTTGACTCAGCTGCATTGGCATCTGCCGTGAATGAGATTAAGGAACTCAAGATCCAGCTAGAATCTGTAGCTGAATCTGAGGCTGCCCGGACGAAGCACGCAGAACTGTCACAAATTGAGCTTAATAGCTTGAAGCAAAACCTGACAGAAACTCTTGCTGTCATGGAAGACATGAAAAATGAGCTAAAAGACTGCAAAGAATCAGAAGCTCAGGCTCGAGTACTTGTAGGTGAGACACTGATGCAATTGGAAACAGCGAAAAGGACCGTTGAGTGCCTCAGGTCTGACGGTGTTAAAGCTGTTGAGGCATTTGATTCAATAGCTTCAGAATTGGAGCAGTCAAGGGCTCGTATAAACTTGTTGGAGGGGATTGTCAGTGAACTGAAAGCTGACACCAAAATTGTAGATGGTTATGGTTCCCAAACTGCAGGTGATCAGGAAATCACATTTGGGACTGAAGAAAAAGCAAACCTTGGGAACTCAAATGAAGGAGAACTAAATTCTCTTAAATCTGAAGTGGAACAACTAAAGTCTGCTCTAGAAGCATCTGAGATCCGATACAGTGAAGAGCAAAGTCGAAATGCTGCAGAGATCAAAAGTGCTTATAAATTGGTTGAACAAATTAAATCTTCCTCCATTGACAAAGAGGCTGAACTTGAAGCGGAGCTCCAGAAAACAATAGCTGAAGTTGAAGAGTTGAAGGCAGATCTTATGGATAAAGAAACTGAATTGCAGGGTATTTGTCAGGAGAATGAGGATCTGAATCTGAGGCTAGAGAACTTCCTGTCTAGCCGCACTAGTTATGAACTTGAAAAGGAGATCCAGAAAGCAATGGAAAGTATTGAACACTTGAAGGCAAATTTGATGGATAAAGAGACAGAACTGCAAAACATTGTCGAAGAAAACGAAATGTTGAAGACAGAgatcaagaaaaaggaaattaacAAGGGGAAAGTGAATGATGAAATTGTTGACGAACTTGAATCTGCAAGAGCTGCAGAGCGTGAGGCTCTGATGAAGCTGGGGTATATGACGGAGGAAGTCGACAAGAGTAACAGGAAGGTAGCACGAGTGTCTGAACAGCTGGAGGCAGCTCAAACTGCGAATTCAGAGATGGAAGCTGAGTTGAGAAGGTTCAAAGTGCAGTCTGACCAGTGGAGGAAGGCTGCAGAAGCAGCTGCTGGCATGCTTTCATCAGGAAACAACGGGAAGTTCATGGACCGAACAGGATCGATGGACAGTAAGTATAGTCCGAGGTCGGGGAGGATTTCTTCACCTTATTCTGATGATGGGGATGATGATTTGCTGAAGAGGAAAAGTCCAAACATGCTCAAGAAAATTGGTGTCCTGTGGAGGAAGCCTCAGAAATAG
- the LOC113708425 gene encoding interactor of constitutive active ROPs 2, chloroplastic isoform X1, producing MHIKIPDLVNLIVINLTIVIWLPFRNATGETPQKISPRVVSSEVASKPSPRSVSSDVPLKLSPRVVRQLKTASLDSDSATSSCRASRTPKDRSCKVAERKSPRSPVPELQKKHPSRVAELEFQISQLQNDLKRVKDQLVSSEAWKKQAEQDAEESKKQLLEMSLKLEKSREQVLKKSGSEEALLIQPQKITEDQDSLLQSQLEAIKKQHSLDSAALASAVNEIKELKIQLESVAESEAARTKHAELSQIELNSLKQNLTETLAVMEDMKNELKDCKESEAQARVLVGETLMQLETAKRTVECLRSDGVKAVEAFDSIASELEQSRARINLLEGIVSELKADTKIVDGYGSQTAGDQEITFGTEEKANLGNSNEGELNSLKSEVEQLKSALEASEIRYSEEQSRNAAEIKSAYKLVEQIKSSSIDKEAELEAELQKTIAEVEELKADLMDKETELQGICQENEDLNLRLENFLSSRTSYELEKEIQKAMESIEHLKANLMDKETELQNIVEENEMLKTEIKKKEINKGKVNDEIVDELESARAAEREALMKLGYMTEEVDKSNRKVARVSEQLEAAQTANSEMEAELRRFKVQSDQWRKAAEAAAGMLSSGNNGKFMDRTGSMDSKYSPRSGRISSPYSDDGDDDLLKRKSPNMLKKIGVLWRKPQK from the exons ATGCATATAAAGATACCTGATTTGGTAAATCTGATAGTTATTAATCTCACTATTGTTATCTGGCTACCATTCAGGAACGCTACAGGTGAAACACCTCAAAAGATCTCCCCTCGTGTTGTTTCCTCTGAAGTGGCTTCAAAGCCATCTCCTCGTTCTGTTTCTTCAGATGTGCCCCTAAAGCTCTCTCCTCGAGTTGTTCGCCAACTTAAGACAGCTAGCCTGGATTCTGATTCTGCTACAtcttcttgccgagcaagtagGACACCAAAAGATAGAAGCTGTAAAGTAGCTGAGAGAAAATCACCCCGAAGCCCAGTGCCTGAG TTGCAGAAGAAGCATCCAAGTAGGGTTGCTGAGCTGGAATTTCAGATTTCTCAACTTCAGAATGACCTAAAGAGAGTGAAGGATCAGCTAGTTTCCTCGGAAGCATGGAAGAAGCAAGCTGAGCAAGATGCTGAAGAATCAAAGAAGCAGCTCTTAGAAATGTCTTTAAAGCTCGAAAAGTCACGGGAACAAGTTTTAAAGAAGTCTGGTTCTGAGGAAGCACTTTTAATTCAGCCCCAGAAGATCACTGAAGATCAGGATTCGCTATTGCAGTCTCAGCTTGAGGCTATAAAGAAGCAGCACTCACTTGACTCAGCTGCATTGGCATCTGCCGTGAATGAGATTAAGGAACTCAAGATCCAGCTAGAATCTGTAGCTGAATCTGAGGCTGCCCGGACGAAGCACGCAGAACTGTCACAAATTGAGCTTAATAGCTTGAAGCAAAACCTGACAGAAACTCTTGCTGTCATGGAAGACATGAAAAATGAGCTAAAAGACTGCAAAGAATCAGAAGCTCAGGCTCGAGTACTTGTAGGTGAGACACTGATGCAATTGGAAACAGCGAAAAGGACCGTTGAGTGCCTCAGGTCTGACGGTGTTAAAGCTGTTGAGGCATTTGATTCAATAGCTTCAGAATTGGAGCAGTCAAGGGCTCGTATAAACTTGTTGGAGGGGATTGTCAGTGAACTGAAAGCTGACACCAAAATTGTAGATGGTTATGGTTCCCAAACTGCAGGTGATCAGGAAATCACATTTGGGACTGAAGAAAAAGCAAACCTTGGGAACTCAAATGAAGGAGAACTAAATTCTCTTAAATCTGAAGTGGAACAACTAAAGTCTGCTCTAGAAGCATCTGAGATCCGATACAGTGAAGAGCAAAGTCGAAATGCTGCAGAGATCAAAAGTGCTTATAAATTGGTTGAACAAATTAAATCTTCCTCCATTGACAAAGAGGCTGAACTTGAAGCGGAGCTCCAGAAAACAATAGCTGAAGTTGAAGAGTTGAAGGCAGATCTTATGGATAAAGAAACTGAATTGCAGGGTATTTGTCAGGAGAATGAGGATCTGAATCTGAGGCTAGAGAACTTCCTGTCTAGCCGCACTAGTTATGAACTTGAAAAGGAGATCCAGAAAGCAATGGAAAGTATTGAACACTTGAAGGCAAATTTGATGGATAAAGAGACAGAACTGCAAAACATTGTCGAAGAAAACGAAATGTTGAAGACAGAgatcaagaaaaaggaaattaacAAGGGGAAAGTGAATGATGAAATTGTTGACGAACTTGAATCTGCAAGAGCTGCAGAGCGTGAGGCTCTGATGAAGCTGGGGTATATGACGGAGGAAGTCGACAAGAGTAACAGGAAGGTAGCACGAGTGTCTGAACAGCTGGAGGCAGCTCAAACTGCGAATTCAGAGATGGAAGCTGAGTTGAGAAGGTTCAAAGTGCAGTCTGACCAGTGGAGGAAGGCTGCAGAAGCAGCTGCTGGCATGCTTTCATCAGGAAACAACGGGAAGTTCATGGACCGAACAGGATCGATGGACAGTAAGTATAGTCCGAGGTCGGGGAGGATTTCTTCACCTTATTCTGATGATGGGGATGATGATTTGCTGAAGAGGAAAAGTCCAAACATGCTCAAGAAAATTGGTGTCCTGTGGAGGAAGCCTCAGAAATAG
- the LOC113708425 gene encoding interactor of constitutive active ROPs 3 isoform X2 gives MHIKIPDLVNLIVINLTIVIWLPFRNATGETPQKISPRVVSSEVASKPSPRSVSSDVPLKLSPRVVRQLKTASLDSDSATSSCRASRTPKDRSCKVAERKSPRSPVPEKKHPSRVAELEFQISQLQNDLKRVKDQLVSSEAWKKQAEQDAEESKKQLLEMSLKLEKSREQVLKKSGSEEALLIQPQKITEDQDSLLQSQLEAIKKQHSLDSAALASAVNEIKELKIQLESVAESEAARTKHAELSQIELNSLKQNLTETLAVMEDMKNELKDCKESEAQARVLVGETLMQLETAKRTVECLRSDGVKAVEAFDSIASELEQSRARINLLEGIVSELKADTKIVDGYGSQTAGDQEITFGTEEKANLGNSNEGELNSLKSEVEQLKSALEASEIRYSEEQSRNAAEIKSAYKLVEQIKSSSIDKEAELEAELQKTIAEVEELKADLMDKETELQGICQENEDLNLRLENFLSSRTSYELEKEIQKAMESIEHLKANLMDKETELQNIVEENEMLKTEIKKKEINKGKVNDEIVDELESARAAEREALMKLGYMTEEVDKSNRKVARVSEQLEAAQTANSEMEAELRRFKVQSDQWRKAAEAAAGMLSSGNNGKFMDRTGSMDSKYSPRSGRISSPYSDDGDDDLLKRKSPNMLKKIGVLWRKPQK, from the exons ATGCATATAAAGATACCTGATTTGGTAAATCTGATAGTTATTAATCTCACTATTGTTATCTGGCTACCATTCAGGAACGCTACAGGTGAAACACCTCAAAAGATCTCCCCTCGTGTTGTTTCCTCTGAAGTGGCTTCAAAGCCATCTCCTCGTTCTGTTTCTTCAGATGTGCCCCTAAAGCTCTCTCCTCGAGTTGTTCGCCAACTTAAGACAGCTAGCCTGGATTCTGATTCTGCTACAtcttcttgccgagcaagtagGACACCAAAAGATAGAAGCTGTAAAGTAGCTGAGAGAAAATCACCCCGAAGCCCAGTGCCTGAG AAGAAGCATCCAAGTAGGGTTGCTGAGCTGGAATTTCAGATTTCTCAACTTCAGAATGACCTAAAGAGAGTGAAGGATCAGCTAGTTTCCTCGGAAGCATGGAAGAAGCAAGCTGAGCAAGATGCTGAAGAATCAAAGAAGCAGCTCTTAGAAATGTCTTTAAAGCTCGAAAAGTCACGGGAACAAGTTTTAAAGAAGTCTGGTTCTGAGGAAGCACTTTTAATTCAGCCCCAGAAGATCACTGAAGATCAGGATTCGCTATTGCAGTCTCAGCTTGAGGCTATAAAGAAGCAGCACTCACTTGACTCAGCTGCATTGGCATCTGCCGTGAATGAGATTAAGGAACTCAAGATCCAGCTAGAATCTGTAGCTGAATCTGAGGCTGCCCGGACGAAGCACGCAGAACTGTCACAAATTGAGCTTAATAGCTTGAAGCAAAACCTGACAGAAACTCTTGCTGTCATGGAAGACATGAAAAATGAGCTAAAAGACTGCAAAGAATCAGAAGCTCAGGCTCGAGTACTTGTAGGTGAGACACTGATGCAATTGGAAACAGCGAAAAGGACCGTTGAGTGCCTCAGGTCTGACGGTGTTAAAGCTGTTGAGGCATTTGATTCAATAGCTTCAGAATTGGAGCAGTCAAGGGCTCGTATAAACTTGTTGGAGGGGATTGTCAGTGAACTGAAAGCTGACACCAAAATTGTAGATGGTTATGGTTCCCAAACTGCAGGTGATCAGGAAATCACATTTGGGACTGAAGAAAAAGCAAACCTTGGGAACTCAAATGAAGGAGAACTAAATTCTCTTAAATCTGAAGTGGAACAACTAAAGTCTGCTCTAGAAGCATCTGAGATCCGATACAGTGAAGAGCAAAGTCGAAATGCTGCAGAGATCAAAAGTGCTTATAAATTGGTTGAACAAATTAAATCTTCCTCCATTGACAAAGAGGCTGAACTTGAAGCGGAGCTCCAGAAAACAATAGCTGAAGTTGAAGAGTTGAAGGCAGATCTTATGGATAAAGAAACTGAATTGCAGGGTATTTGTCAGGAGAATGAGGATCTGAATCTGAGGCTAGAGAACTTCCTGTCTAGCCGCACTAGTTATGAACTTGAAAAGGAGATCCAGAAAGCAATGGAAAGTATTGAACACTTGAAGGCAAATTTGATGGATAAAGAGACAGAACTGCAAAACATTGTCGAAGAAAACGAAATGTTGAAGACAGAgatcaagaaaaaggaaattaacAAGGGGAAAGTGAATGATGAAATTGTTGACGAACTTGAATCTGCAAGAGCTGCAGAGCGTGAGGCTCTGATGAAGCTGGGGTATATGACGGAGGAAGTCGACAAGAGTAACAGGAAGGTAGCACGAGTGTCTGAACAGCTGGAGGCAGCTCAAACTGCGAATTCAGAGATGGAAGCTGAGTTGAGAAGGTTCAAAGTGCAGTCTGACCAGTGGAGGAAGGCTGCAGAAGCAGCTGCTGGCATGCTTTCATCAGGAAACAACGGGAAGTTCATGGACCGAACAGGATCGATGGACAGTAAGTATAGTCCGAGGTCGGGGAGGATTTCTTCACCTTATTCTGATGATGGGGATGATGATTTGCTGAAGAGGAAAAGTCCAAACATGCTCAAGAAAATTGGTGTCCTGTGGAGGAAGCCTCAGAAATAG